The Acanthochromis polyacanthus isolate Apoly-LR-REF ecotype Palm Island chromosome 17, KAUST_Apoly_ChrSc, whole genome shotgun sequence genome has a window encoding:
- the LOC110948775 gene encoding cilia- and flagella-associated protein 54 isoform X7 — MDLPATYYGKLDKRNPVISNFKRDINSFVALMGQIASSTEQDNSSYAKGIKILLEIWKKYKHRLPSNLYQEHMLQTADFLFEIKLYQLALWQGYSLHLLQFSSVKITEIIDVDHLMACFFPEGFDADQDTFTMKVLAMQGCALCIFEQEKRHNILSEKGLCKLLRVLNFIRIMMQAFQQHEHLHWQIYKGASNIYTICRFLMMKKYSAQALEYLLWASISLELSIPLMTAKYLPLIITLYCAVCHCYYDNQAEVQAEEFARRALGKINELAKLEEQSGVPTTRETQRAYKEASVKLAAMVFKRAVFDGRRRPKVPLKMKTKHTLKDISNVPWPRTPTERILTGLFDSKAGQFFCILEALWDSTTRTLQMRMADDPEQQDVFSELLSAGISILSGSTDSGEKRCDDNQCLSPIVLTPTSTLLDLAIMGENKVPIMSAVRFIKLLFQYKRQDMFTELAREMQQVLSGVEGQSFRKAERELTLLDSFNILLSSQRSHSREDNRKDDRPKSSFPMSDELIALVDTLHKSVCGSALEVQPDGDLVLDIVLFVWGKVKVVRQKDKLQIPEFTHYRAKWVWCLSKLCEVAFACDIATVDCILTAEMIHTFGTLLENAEEHFNQAKCQDCAADHNDTKLSSLSPLESSSTELFQKVYEVVRKGLEAFAKGSATLMPHDCSAVIDCSFMQKFSLINAPAPSISPTSPEEGNEEDKISMKEKEEIKAKTESDFKDCRQTQPTRMFLLAKDLRLELDIIYHRASLKLLQLNTVTESELLNRIKKNKVSKALFVIQKALLMFKNVELNDSSKTKSLLEEASTLLEKAGLEERKLYMSTIPKTLAENAEKGMRVEENPPPPPILCSRCDHSFTFAPAPYNLAEKVCWYQLCGRVAEGLNWKVRLGDCSLPGTGKMVPAVYGECVLRVEGLEPNQKYVFAVAAYDSEGKLLGNTIGGTTLPVLASLPVPLLAAWAHLAQVAFQTEQYTIAKRACRELWSHYTYPGCGPQSTDDRFATIELRKQALHCSSPHLHQLFLISIFIETEINIQQGSLYCDSFSDNGPFIWEQEARLAECERMLVALDLAMCLNDGSGAVQAVVSCYGLLAPLIFHQITCEPVVQVLVKCLTVLEENSGLLKQKWAGNTSQSFMHMIACITYYLSKALRVLKKHQMAALVMELGCKLLQEVYDAQQQISRFATQTEGARNSGKSKTVGQAAVKGEMKINLQLKALQKKNKTKVVPEVTLAAHNEVSSSLPGCKDPAILYDLISNSTLIDAYQDVMKLKSMAYFTEFAALLLQRTMEEGHIDLVLNWGQSIFELLSRRDTAMRLSTKSVDKSSQSKKQSSIQALKENETPQNKSMPSQEERRKKLKDTMPRSMLRRVRTNREMQAVENLLTRMSSVVQRQKKQLQLRGLCCGERAWRANLNYLLAQAHLAVLYQGLDQLCGGAVHRYSQFPPLFFSLAYSGVLLSRKLHQQLPSKHEVVLESTSLHSSVHDCVTNTHKCRNKKEAVRVEDSATEESGEEDEDCSQTVETHMETSRYTAAFLLDSLNKAALHLRRAMVLAHRGGHWTTLQYVCQTMWDQSCRITLQVQMADQPETPSSITAEQLYTIFTPLLVLATDLIMDMLNKLGLWSLYDSDLTEEELESSLHFSVPLDDSTQVDLRWIHTLALYTLERLHDGGKWESLAHFALLFNSYTRERYSLIVTPLLIHAQRRLLERIGTLGGPAVPQPHHVKTLKATGKEVTFRSYAGCQLLSGWSPQSAQQQLPIHKKAALSNAKSRETAALKGAEIQRSMSLVCVPLDVEDSLSCYRQALEKRAHCLQVFQHSRSLVFLLLAHTQSCFVTQLQPCHSRGLSRSASLVDFRTFVIPTPNLEPCDLMEEDYRTPSAIYSLPISPKHTQTVIASYSTSIKYAQANGHDSLRTLALHEMGNLQFYNGNTRAAHSCWSKAVDCALHSSGAVEKWDGISFEGGSMQESLKQAGIWGCLQAAVLTAKIAQYILTSDISQRTKCCLLSVHLFKCVLCCSMPEPQSDIHYASHSIGDELLLGVDLFSEPNRLHLSTTVTSLNFVCHWLFTTGYCITLLPILALYLHFVGTVCRDVQRTAEGKILKMRVLTELCLFTEAIKEALQLTQGIGVLLPYGHYMSNASLKPLKTFYSNRSLLDNVEVLDELVNCDLAPEIRTLYGPTVCVRFNLARTQLVLALTNSVRGHPIPEEASTASCFVDSEHHEQDRLETEGSCLQTVKPIILTLDAGKEKLTQERIKLGDGNFISGVAADISCDCWRIRRTGCQR, encoded by the exons ATGGACTTACCGGCTACATATTATGGGAAACTGGATAAAAGGAACCCAGTTATTTCAAATTTCAAACGAGACATTAACTCGTTTGTAGCACTAATGGGACAAATAGCTTCTTCGACCGAACAGGACAACAGCTCTTATGCTAAAGG GATTAAGATCCTGCTGGAGATATGGAAGAAGTACAAGCATCGTCTTCCTTCAAACTTATACCAGGAGCACATGCTGCAGactgcagattttctttttgaaataaaG TTGTACCAGCTGGCACTGTGGCAGGGCTACAGTCTCCACCTgttgcagttcagctcagtgaaAATAACTGAGATCATAGATGTGGACCACTTAATGGCCTGCTtctttcctgaaggttttgatgCAGACCAAGATACCTTTACCATGAAG GTTCTTGCGATGCAGGGCTGTGCCTTGTGTATATTTGAGCAGGAAAAAAGGCACAATATCCTCAGCGAGAAGGGGCTTTGCAAACTGCTGCGTGTGCTGAACTTCATTAGGATCATGATGCAGGCCTTTCAGCAACACGAACACCTCCACTGGCAAATATATAAGG GTGCATCAAACATTTACACCATCTGCCGCTTCTTGATGATGAAGAAGTACAGCGCACAG GCACTGGAGTACCTTCTGTGGGCGAGCATCAGTTTAGAATTGTCCATCCCTCTGATGACAGCCAAGTATCTGCCGTTGATCATCACACTCTACTGTGCCGTCTGCCACTGTTACTATGACAACCAGGCTGAGGTGCAGGCAGAG GAATTTGCCAGAAGAGCCCTTGGAAAAATCAATGAGCTTGCAAAGCTGGAGGAGCAGAGTGGAGTTCCTACCACCAGAGAGACTCAGAGAGCTTACAAAGAGGCTTCTGTCAAG CTGGCCGCTATGGTATTTAAGCGAGCAGTGTTTGATGGCAGAAGGAGACCCAAAGTcccactgaaaatgaaaaccaaacacACCCTGAAGGACATATCCAAT GTGCCATGGCCTCGTACTCCAACAGAGCGCATTCTTACAGGCCTGTTTGACAGCAAGGCAGGACAATTTTTTTGTATTCTGGAGGCTCTTTGGGACAGCACCACGCGCACTCTACAGATGAGAATGGCAGATGACCCAGAACAGCAGGACGTGTTCTCAGAACTCCTGTCTGCTGGCATTAGTATATTATCTG GATCAACAGATTCTGGTGAGAAAAGGTGTGACGATAACCAGTGCCTGTCTCCTATTGTGCTGACGCCAACTTCAACTCTATTGGATTTAGCCATTATGG GAGAAAACAAAGTGCCCATCATGTCAGCTGTGAGGTTCATCAAGCTGTTGTTTCAATACAAGCGACAGGATATGTTCACTGAACTTGCTCGAGAAATGCAGCAGGTTTTGTCT GGTGTGGAAGGGCAGTCATTCAGGAAGGCAGAACGAGAGCTTACTTTGCTAGACAGTTTCAACATTCTGCTGTCTTCCCAGAGGAGCCATTCAAGAGAGGACAACAGGAAAGATG ACAGACCAAAGTCTTCATTCCCAATGAGTGATGAGCTCATCGCGCTGGTAGATACCTTGCACAAGTCTGTCTGTGGATCTGCTCTG gaGGTGCAGCCAGATGGGGACCTAGTATTGgatattgtgttgtttgtgtgggGTAAGGTGAAGGTGGTGAGACAGAAAGATAAGCTGCAAATCCCAGAGTTTACACACTATCGAGCGAAG TGGGTGTGGTGCCTGTCTAAGCTGTGTGAGGTGGCCTTTGCTTGTGACATAGCAACAGTTGACTGTATATTAACAGCAGAGATGATTCACACATTTGGGACACTACTAGAAAATGCAGAAGAACATTTTAATCAAGCAAAATGTCAAG ATTGTGCGGCAGACCATAATGATACGAAGCTAAGCTCTTTGTCTCCTCTTGAG AGTTCAAGTACAGAGCTGTTTCAGAAGGTATATGAGGTGGTGAGGAAGGGTCTTGAAGCTTTTGCCAAGGGTTCAGCTACACTGATGCCACATGACTGCTCAGCAGTCATTGATTGTTCCTTCATGCAG AAATTTAGTCTGATCAATGCCCCAGCCCCTTCCATATCTCCAACATCACCAGAAGAGGGAAATGAAGAAGATAAAATAAGtatgaaggaaaaagaagaaatcaaaGCAAAGACAGAATCAGATTTTAAGGACTGTCGACAGACTCAGCCCACACGCATGTTTCTGCTTGCCAAAGACCTTCGTTTAGAGCTAGACATCATCTACCACAGGGCATCCCTCAAGTTACTGCAGCTAAATACAG TTACCGAGTCTGAACTGTTGAATCGGATCAAGAAGAACAAAGTGTCCAAAGCACTCTTCGTGATCCAGAAAGCCTTACTGATGTTCAAAAACGTGGAGCTAaatgacagcagcaaaaccaaAAGTCTGCTAGAG GAGGCTTCCACCCTTTTAGAAAAAGCAGGGCTAGAAGAGAGAAAACTGTATATGTCCACCATTCCTAAGACTCTGgctgaaaatgcagaaaaaggaATGAGGGTCGAAGAAAACCCTCCACCTCCCCCCATTCTATGCTCACGCTGTGACCACTCCTTCACCTTTGCCCCAGCACCTTATAACTTGGCGGAAAAA GTGTGCTGGTACCAGCTTTGTGGTCGAGTAGCTGAGGGCCTTAACTGGAAAGTCCGCCTTGGAGACTGCAGTCTGCCAGGAACTGGAAAAATG GTACCAGCAGTGTATGGAGAATGTGTGCTGAGGGTGGAAGGGCTGGAGCCCAATCAGAAGTACGTGTTTGCTGTTGCAGCATACGACAGCGAAGGCAAGCTACTAGGCAACACAATAGGAGGGACAACATTACCAGTGTTGGCATCCCTACCTGTACCTCTCCTCGCTGCATGGGCTCACTTGGCTCAG gtGGCATTTCAAACGGAGCAATACACCATAGCAAAGAGGGCCTGCAGGGAATTGTGGAGCCACTATACATACCCTGGCTGTGGGCCCCAGAGCACAGATGATAGATTTGCTACAATAGA GTTGCGTAAACAAGCCCTGCACTGCTCCTCTCCTCACCTACATCAGTTGTTCCTCATCTCCATCTTCATTGAGACAGAGATCAACATTCAGCAGGGATCGCTCTATTGTGACTCATTTAGTGACAATGGACCATTTATCTGGGAACAG GAAGCCAGACTGGCAGAATGTGAGCGAATGCTGGTGGCCTTGGACTTAGCAATGTGTTTGAATGATGGTAGCGGTGCTGTGCAAGCTGTAGTTAGTTGCTATGGCCTCTTGGCACCTCTGATCTTCCATCAAATCACCTGTGAACCTGTGGTGCAA GTGCTAGTGAAATGCTTGACCGTTTTGGAGGAGAATTCAGGTCTTCTCAAACAAAAATGGGCCGGAAACACTTCACAGTCATTCATGCACATGATAGCTTGCATCACCTACTATCTGtcaaag GCTTTACGTGTCCTCAAGAAGCATCAGATGGCTGCTTTGGTCATGGAGTTGGGTTGCAAGCTACTCCAGGAGGTCTATGATGCCCAGCAGCAAATAAGTAGATTTGCCACCCAAACTGAGGGTGCAAGAAACAGTGGaaaa tctaAGACAGTAGGTCAAGCTGCAGTAAAGGGTGAAATGAAGATTAATCTTCAGTTAAAGGCACTGCAAaagaagaacaagacaaaagTCGTACCAGAAGTAACTCTAGCCGCACACAATG AGGTTTCATCGTCATTGCCTGGCTGCAAGGATCCTGCCATACTGTATGACCTGATCTCTAACAGCACATTAATTGATGCCTATCAAGATG TGATGAAGCTCAAGTCCATGGCATATTTTACTGAGTTTGCAGCGCTGCTGCTTCAGAGAACCATGGAAGAAGGCCACATAGACCTTGTGTTAAACTGGGGTCAAAGCATTTTTGAATTGCTTTCCAG GCGTGACACGGCCATGCGACTATCAACAAAATCTGTGGATAAAAGCAGTCAGAGTAAAAAGCAAAGTAGTATTCAGGCTCTGAAGGAAAATGAAACACCCCAG AACAAGAGCATGCCTTcacaagaagaaagaagaaagaaactgaaGGACACAATGCCACGCAGCATGCTCCGGAGAGTGAGAACTAACAG ggagATGCAGGCTGTAGAGAACCTGCTAACCAGAATGTCGTCTGTGGTGCAGCGACAGAAGAAGCAGCTTCAACTGCGGGGATTGTGCTGTGGGGAGAGAGCCTGGAGAGCTAATCTGAACTACCTTTTGGCTCAGGCACATTTAGCAGTGCTTTATCAGGGCCTGGACCAGCTGTGTGGTGGAGCTGTGCACAG GTACAGCCAGTTCCCtcccttgtttttttctctggcCTACTCCGGTGTCCTTTTGTCGAGGAAGTTACACCAACAGCTGCCTTCTAAACACGAAGTTGTCTTGGAGAGCACCTCCTTGCACTCCAGTGTCCATGATTGTGTGACGAATACACACAAATGCAGGAACAAAAAGGAGG CAGTCCGAGTTGAAGACTCTGCCACAGAGGAGAGTggtgaggaggatgaagacTGCTCTCAAACTGTGGAAACACATATGGAGACGTCGAGATACACTGCTGCCTTTCTCCTGGATTCACTTAACAAAGCTGCTCTACATCTTCGGAGGGCCATG gTGTTGGCCCATCGTGGTGGTCACTGGACCACTTTGCAGTATGTGTGTCAGACCATGTGGGACCAAAGTTGCAGAATCACTCTCCAAGTACAGATGGCTGATCAGCCTGAAACTCCCTCCTCCATCACAGCAGAGCAGTTGTACACCATCTTTACCCCGCTGCTGGTGCTGGCTACTGACCTCATTATGGATATGTTGAACAAACTAGGG cTGTGGAGTTTGTATGACAGTGACTTGACTGAGGAGGAACTCGAGTCCAGTCTCCACTTCTCAGTGCCACTAGATGACAGCACCCAGGTGGACCTGCGTTGGATTCACACATTGGCGTTGTACACTCTGGAGCGGCTCCATGATGGTGGCAAATGGGAAAGCCTGGCCCACTTTGCCTTACTTTTCAATTCATACACAAG GGAACGTTACTCCTTGATTGTAACTCCTCTGCTCATTCATGCTCAGAGGAGACTGCTTGAACGAATTGGTACTCTTGGAGGACCTGCAGTACCACAACCACACCATGTTAAGACACTGAAAGCCACTGGCAAGGAG GTAACTTTCAGAAGTTATGCAGGCTGCCAGCTGCTCAGTGGGTGGAGCCCTCAGTCTGCGCAGCAGCAACTGCCTATTCACAAAAAAGCAGCACTCTCAAACGCTAAATCTCGAGAAACAGCTGCATTGAAAG GTGCCGAGATACAACGCTCCATGTCCCTTGTGTGCGTGCCTCTGGATGTGGAAGACTCACTGAGCTGTTATCGGCAAGCTCTTGAGAAAAGAGCTCATTGTCTTCAGGTCTTCCAGCATAGTCGCTCATTAGTTTTTCTGCTCctggcacacacacagtcct gcTTTGTGACACAGTTGCAGCCCTGTCACAGCAGAGGTCTCAGCCGTTCAGCAAGCCTGGTGGATTTCAGGACCTTTGTTATACCCACTCCAAACCTCGAGCCTTGTGACCTGATGGAGGAGGACTACAGAACTCCAAGTGCTATCTACAGCCTCCCTATCAGCCCTAAACACACGCAGACTGTCATTGCTTCATACTCCACTTCCATAA AGTATGCCCAGGCTAACGGTCACGACTCTCTCAGAACTTTGGCATTGCATGAAATGGGAAACCTACAGTTCTACAATGGAAACACGCG CGCAGCACACTCCTGCTGGAGTAAAGCTGTAGATTGTGCCTTGCACAGCTCAGGTGCTGTAGAAAAATGGGATGGTATTTCCTTTGAGGGTGGATCTATGCAGGAATCCTTAAAACAGGCTGGCATTTGGGGATGTCTACAGGCTGCTGTGCTCACTGCTAAGATAGCACA GTATATCTTAACCTCTGATATCAGCCAACGGACCAAGTGCTGTCTCCTATCTGTTCACCTCTTTAAG TGTGTGCTGTGTTGCTCCATGCCTGAACCCCAGTCCGACATCCATTATGCGTCCCACAGTATTGGAGATGAACTGCTCCTTGGAGTTGACCTTTTTTCTGAACCAAACAGACTTCACCTCAGCACTACTGTAACAAGTCTTAACTTTGTTTGCCACTGGCTTTTCACCACAGGCTACTGCATTACG CTGCTGCCCATACTAGCTCTTTACCTACATTTTGTGGGGACTGTGTGCCGAGATGTACAACGTACTGCTGAGGGCAAAATACTAAAG ATGCGTGTCCTCACTGAACTGTGTCTGTTCACTGAAGCTATAAAGGAGGCACTTCAGCTCACACAAGGGATAGGTGTCCTTCTGCCATATGGACATTACATGTCCAACGCCAGTCTGAAA CCTTTGAAGACATTCTACAGCAACAGGTCTCTACTGGACAATGTGGAG GTTTTGGACGAACTTGTAAACTGTGATTTAGCTCCAGAGATCCGCACTCTGTATGGACCCACAGTGTGTGTCAGATTCAACCTAGCTCGTACTCAGCTAGTCCTGGCACTGACAAACTCCGTACGTGGCCATCCCATTCCAG AAGAAGCCAGCACAGCAAGTTGTTTCGTGGACTCAGAACACCACGAGCAGGACAGATTGGAGACTGAGGGCTCTTGCCTACAGACGGTGAAGCCAATAATTCTCACTCTTGATGCTGGAAAGGAGAAATTAACCCAAGAAAGAATCAAG CTCGGAGATGGCAATTTCATCTCTGGTGTTGCTGCAGACATCTCCTGTGATTGTTGGAGGATCCGGCGAACAG GATGCCAAAGATAA